CGCGAGCGCCACGGACTAGGGCGCATCATACCCCATTTGGATTATTTTTCAACGCCGGAAAGACGATTGCCCGCGAGGTCGCGGGAACCGGGCGGGATGACAGCCACTTTGCGGGGAGGGGGAGCGCTCCCAGCGCCTCCCCCGACCGCTCATGTGGCGAGCATGCGCTGCAGTTCGCTGATGCCCACGTCGAGTTCGGGCACGAAGCACAGGCCCAACTCCGGGCCGTTCACCCAGCGCACCTCGCAGGTCAGCCCCTGAAGGCGGAAGTTTCGGACCGAGAGCCCGGAGTCGATGATCAGCCGCTGTCCCACGGCATAGGCCGCAGCGGAGCCTTCCAGGCGGCAGCGCGCGCCGCCCCGGCTGATGTCCACGAGTCGCGCCGGGTGCGGCGAGAGGGCGTCGCCGCGCAGGGTGCAGGAATGCTCGAAACCGAAGGCCTTGAGGTACAGCCGCGGATGTGCGCGGCGATCCTGGGATTCCTGGGACGACATGCGGGCCCCCTTTGCCGTTATCGAGGTGCTGA
The genomic region above belongs to Alkalidesulfovibrio alkalitolerans DSM 16529 and contains:
- a CDS encoding PilZ domain-containing protein, translated to MSSQESQDRRAHPRLYLKAFGFEHSCTLRGDALSPHPARLVDISRGGARCRLEGSAAAYAVGQRLIIDSGLSVRNFRLQGLTCEVRWVNGPELGLCFVPELDVGISELQRMLAT